The genomic interval AGCCCAGTTTTTCGTCATTAATTGTTGCTCTTGCGTTGTCTTATCTGCATAACAAACTTAGCACCTGTATTCATTCTGCAAATTATGAAGTACAGTTCTTGTAGTAAAATGCTCACCTGTTGGCCATACTGTTTTTTCATCAAAGTATATCCAACACATGGGCTGTAAAACTTTTATGACCCTGATCTGTTGATGGAAGTCCATATCTCAAGACAAGTTTAAACAATCCTGGATTCTCTAGTTTGCTAGTGACAGCGCTAATGGACTGAGGGTTTGTGCAATACTGAGATTCCTTCTGCAATAGTAGGAAGTGAATAGTAGCAGAATAATAGTTGAAGAAGCTTTACTTCAAAGGAGAATGTACGTTTGACTTCACAAGGATGTTCTCTTAGTACATACATACCTGTTCGCCACAGCAGCGCCTATAGAAACTTTCTGAGTTTCAGCAAAGTGGTGTGACACCTGAGTGTCTCTTCCAATGGCTCCTGCTTTGTagagaaaaatatcctgaaATAAAGTCTGTAGTAAGTGCCTAGCGGGATACACAGACTTGAGAACACAGAACTGTATGTTTGTATGAagcttgttttaaattattaaatatgaaattaataTAATATTGTAAGCAATATTATCTATTCTATTATCTTAGAATCAAAGTAACACTATATAATcatcactaaaccacatcccttagtgCCACTTTCACACATCTCTTAGGTACTTGTCAGGACAGGGACTTCACCACTTCCCTGCGTAGTCCATTCCAATGCTTGACTACCTTGCCtgtgaaaaaattcttctcaatGTCCAGTCTAAATCCCCTGCAAcacaacttgagaccattaTATgtgcttttatatatatatatgaaatatacaTATAGGTGTGTAAGCATATgtagtaaaacatttttttttcatattttgcagGTCATTGCAAGTGTGTTGAGGAACTTGTCCTGGCGTGCAGATGTGAACAGTAAAAAGACACTACGAGAAGTTGGGAGTGTGAAAGCACTGATGGAATGTGCTTTAGAAGTTAAGAAGGTACTGTGTAGAAATGCCTATGAGATAAATTTTTGAGGCATTACATTTAatttacacaaaataaatatattgtgGTCTTTTTTGACATAAGCAGTATGTCAAATGTTTAGAATGTTTCAAGTAACTTCAGAGTTTAAGTTACTTAAAGTTCTCTTAGAATTGGTAAATAGAATTGCTTTGAGTTAATGAAACATCAGATCATAAAATAATGCTATTACCTCAAAACTAAtggtatttctgtaattttattttttgatggtTGACAGTTTTTGATCTTCAGCTACATTGTTTCTTATAATTTTACAATTTAATAAAACCTCTTCTGACTTTAGTGAGTAGATAACTTCCACTTCTGTCATTTTCTAGATATACTCTTGGTATCCAGACAAGATTATATTCTATCCCAGAGTCCTCTGCTAGCTAATCTTCAAACCAGTTTACCATTATGGCAGCTAGCAAGTACTGTGGCTGATACTTCAAAAAATTTCTGGCAAGCAATAAATCCATTgctgagggaaggagggaggcaaACAAAAGTTTGCCTGCACGGCTGTACGCCTTGGTTGATAAGTTAATCAgcccagaaaacagaaattggaACATAAGTAACTCGTACTGTGAGGAAAagccagagaaataaaaagaggcaGATAtaggaaaatagaaagaaaatatcaggcATTAGCATACAAGTGAGATTTCatccaaacaaaaatcaaacaaaaataaattgtgctggtaactgaaaaaacaaattctaaaacaaatttcatggttaatgaattttatttctttgcaaatgTATGTTAGAATTAATGAGGCTTTTTTCTAATCTGTAGGCTATATTCCTTCAGGTTTATTCTTGGTCCATCTTTGGATCATTGGGAATTAGAAAGAGATTTGTGACAAACTCCTTGTAGCTAACGTCAGTATTTCTGAGGTCTTTTGATCAATTCTTGAAAAACTTTTCTAATCCTGTCACTTTGTTATTTTCCTAGGAATCAACCCTAAAAAGTGTCTTGAGTGCCTTATGGAATCTGTCAGCACACTGTACTGAGAACAAAGCCGATATATGTGCTGTTGATGGTGCTCTTGCATTTCTAGTTGGTACACTGACATACCGGAGCCAAACAAACACACTTGCCATCATAGAAAGTGGAGGAGGAATACTAAGAAATGTTTCTAGCTTAATTGCTACTAATGAGGACCACAGGTGGGTATGCTACTTCTGAAAAAATGTAGTGATACTAAAAGCATGTTTAAGACACAGTTTGTACGCTGAGTCTTAATATGAATGCAGGTAGAGtaatataaaatacaataatttgTAACGAATTAGCAGGCATTCCACTTAGGTAACAGAAATAAGCAAACAGATAAGTATCTGCTGCTTATAGATGATGAGTAGTAGTAGAGTCTTTTCGTGGGAATAAAAGATTCATAAGTCATTACCAGCCATAGGAAGCAATCTGGAAGGAGAAATATTTTCGAGAGGGTAGGGTGGGAGTAACAATTTGTGTTTATAGTAGCATTTGATTAGCATTTAGATAGATTCCATAGGagtagagaaaaaataagataaatttGTACTGGATAATTGTAACTATCCTTTTAAAGGATTAAATTGCTTGCAGTGTAGTAagtttttagtttgtttgtcTCTGATCTGTTGCAAATGTCActtaatgatttttgttttcaattactTATTATCAGGCAAATCTTGCGAGAGAACAGTTGCTTACAAACCTTGTTACAACACTTGAAGTCACACAGTTTGACAATAGTCAGTAACGCATGTGGAACCCTGTGGAATCTTTCTGCACGAAATGCAAAGGATCAGGAGGCACTTTGGGACATGGGAGCAGTCAGCATGCTCAAAAATCTCATTCACTCGAAACACAAAATGATAGCaatgggcagtgctgcagctctaaGAAATCTCATGGCAAACAGGCCAGCAAAGTATAAAGATGCTAACATTATGTCTCCAGGATCAAGCTTACCATCTCTTCAtgttagaaaacaaaaggcacTGGAAGCAGAATTAGATGCACAACATTTATCAGAGACTTTTGACAATATTGATAATTTAAGCCCAAAAGCATCTCACCGTAATAAGCAGAGACATAAGCAGAATATATACAGTGAGTATGTTTTGGACTCTAATCGTCATGATGATGGGGTATGCAGAACAGAGAGTTTTAGTACTGGTAACATGACTGTACTTTCTCCATATTTAAATTCTACAGTATTGCCTGGATCCTCTTCTTCTAGTAGAGGAAACATAGAAAATTGTCTGTCTGAGAAAGACAGAAGTCTTGACAGAGATCGAGCAGTAGGTTTAAATGCCTATCATCCAGCTACAGAGAACAGTGGAAACTCCTCTAAGAGAATAGGAATGCAAATTTCTACAGCTGCAGCTCAAATTGCCAAGGTTATGGAAGAAGTGACAAGCATGCATATTCCACAAGACGACAGAAGTTCCAGTtccacttctgaaatgcactgtttgacagaagacagaaataccACAAGGAGAGCAGCCAGTGCCCATACACACTCGAATACATACTTTCCAAAATCTGAGAATTCAAGCAGGCCATGTCCTGTGCCTTACACAAAGATGGAATACAAGAGAGCATCAAATGACAGCTTAAATAgtgtcagcagcagtgatggctATGGTAAAAGAGGCCAAATGAAACCTTCCATTGAATCTTACTCTGAGGATGATGAAAGTAAATTTTGTAGTTATGGGCAATATCCAGCTGACTTGGCACATAAGATACATAGTGCAAATCACATGGATGACAATGATGGAGAACTAGACACTCCTATTAACTATAGTCTTAAATATTCAGATGAACAATTAAATTCTGGAAGGCAGAGTCCTTCTCAGAATGAAAGATGGGCAAGGCCTAAGCATATAATAGatgatgaaatgaaacaaaatgaccAAAGGCAGTCAAGGAGCCAAAGTACAACATACCCTGTGTACACTGAAAGTGGAGATGATAAACACATGAAATATCAATCACCTTTTGGACAACAAGACTGTGTTCCTTCATTTAGATCAAGAGGATCCAATGGTTCAGATCAGAACAGAGTAGGGTCAACTCTTGGAATCAATCAGAAAGTAAATCAGTCCTTGTGCCAAGTCGATGATTATGATGATGATAAGCCAACCAACTACAGTGAACGCTATTCTGAGGAGGAACAGCATGAAGAAGAAGACAGACCAACCAATTACAGCATAAAGTACAACGAAGAGGAACACCATGTTGATCAACCCATTGATTATAGTCTGAAGTATTCAACAGAAGTTCCTCCCTCTTCTCAGAAGCCatcttttactttttcaaagacttcttcagtgcagagcagtaAAACTGACCATATTTCCTCAAGCAGTGGAAATACATCAGCCCCTTCAGCAGGTTCAAAGAGGCAGAATCAGCTTCATCCAagttctgcacagagcagaggcagtCATGCTCAAAAGACCGCCTCCTGTAAGACTCCTTCCATTAATCAGGAAACTATACAAACTTACTGTGTGGAAGATACACCAATATGTTTTTCAAGGTGTAGCTCTTTGTCATCTTTGTCATCAGCTGAAGATGAAATAGGGCGTGATCAATCCGCACGTGTGACTGATACTAATAATACACTACAGAtagcagaactgaaagaaaacagtggggCTCTATCTACAGAAGCTGCAGTAAGTGAAATCACATCAACATCACAACATATTAGAACAAAATCCAGTAGACTTCCAACTTCCAGTTTATCACCTTCTGATTCCTCCAGACATAAAGCTGTTGAATTTTCTTCAGGTGCCAAATCTCCCTCAAAGAGTGGTGCACAGACTCCCAAAAGCCCACCAGAACATTATGTACAGGAAACTCCTCTCATGTTCAGTAGATGTACTTCTGTAAGTTCCCTGGATAGTTTTGAAAGCCGTTCAATTGCTAGTTCGGTTCAGAGTGAGCCTTGCAGTGGAATGGTGAGTGGTATTATAAGTCCAAGTGATCTTCCAGACAGCCCAGGACAAACAATGCCTCCAAGCAGAAGTAAAACACCACCCCCTGCTCAAGGAGTTCAGGTGAAAAGAGATGTAGCTAAAGGTAAAGTACCTAGTGCAGAAAAGAGAGAGCCTGGTCCTAGACAAGCAGCTGTAAATGCAGCAGTTCAGAGAGTTCAGGTACTGCCAGAGGCTGATACGCTGTTACATTTTGCCACAGAAAGTACACCAGATGGGTTTTCTTGCTCTTCTAGCCTGAGTGCTCTGAGTCTTGATGAGCCATTTATACAGAAAGATGTAGAGTTAAGAATAATGCCTCCTGTACATGAAAATGAACATGGAAATGAAGCAGAGCCTGAACAGTCAGATGATACAAAGGATAACCAAGAGGATAAAGCAGAGAAGccttctgaagcagaaaaagacaTTCTGGATGATTCTGATGATGATGATATTGAAATACTGGAAGAATGTATTATTTCTGCAATGCCTACAAAGTCTTCACGTAAAGCCAAAAAGCCTTCTCAAGCATCTGCTCCAAAAATACCTCCTCCTGTAGCCAGAAAGCCAAGCCAGCTGCCAGTTTATAAACTTCTGCCTTCCCAAAGCCGATTGCAATCCCAAAAGCATGTGAGTTTTACACCAGGAGATGATATGCCACGAGTATATTGTGTTGAGGGTACACCAATAAATTTTTCAACAGCTACATCTTTGAGTGATCTCACAATAGAATCACCACCAAATGAGTTGGCCAATGTAGACAATGTGGGTACAGGGGCAGAGTCAGGGGAATTTGAGAAGAGGGATACTATTCCTACAGAAGGTAGAAGTACAGATGATGTTCAGAAAGTAAAAAGCATAAGTGTGAGTGGCCCAGGACTGGATgatgacaaaacagaagaggGTGATATTCTGGCTGAGTGCATTAACTCAGCTATGCCAAAAGGTAAAAGTCACAAACCTTTTagagtgaagaaaataatggaTCAAATCCAACAAGCATCTACatctttaaataacaaaaatcaatcAGAAATTGAGAAAAAGAAGCCAACATCACCAGTAAAGCCTGTTCCCCAAAATAGTGAATATAGAGCACGtgtaagaaaaaacacagagtCTAAAAGCCAAATTAATAATGAAAGAAGCTATCCAGAGAACAGAGATACAAAGAAACagaatcttaaaaataattctagaGATTTTAATGACAAACTTTCAAATAATGAGGAGCGTGTAAGAGGAAGCTTTACATTTGATTCCCCTCATCATTACACACCTATTGAGGGAACTCCGTATTGTTTTTCACGCAATGATTCCTTAAGTTCTTTGGattttgatgatgatgatgttgACCTTtcaagggaaaaggcagaattaagaaaaggaaaggaagcaaaggaaatagAAACTAAAGACTGCCCTAACGTGGAACAGCCTTCAAGTCAGCAACCAAGTAATAGGACACAAGTTTGCCAAAAACACCCAACAAGCAGAAGCCAGTCTAAAACTTTCTGTCAGCCAAATAAAGATATTCCAGACAGAGGGGCAGCTACGGATGAGAAGATGCAGAATTTTGCTATCGAAAACAcacctgtttgtttttctcgCAATTCATCTCTTAGTTCCCTTAGTGATATTGATcaagaaaacaataacaacaaagaaGAAGAACCAGTAAAGCGAACTGAGGCTCCTGATTCACAGATAGAATCAAACAGACCACAGACTTCTGGTTATGCACCTAAATCATTTCATGTTGAAGACACACCAGTATGTTTCTCTAGAAATAGCTCTCTGAGTTCTCTAAGTATTGACTCAGAAGATGATCTTTTGCAGGAATGCATTAGTTCTGCCATGCCTAAAAAGAAGAAGCCATCAAGAATAAAGagtgaaagtgaaaaaagtAATTCCAGAAATATAGGTGGTATGCTGGCAGAAGATTTAACACTGGATTTGAGAGAGATACAGAGGCCAGATTCAGAACATGGTTTTTCACCCGATTCAGAGAACTTTGATTGGAAAGCTATACAGGAAGGTGCAAATTCTATAGTTAGTAGCCTGCAtcaagctgcagctgctgcatcaCTATCTAGACAAGCTTCATCAGACTCTGATTCTATCCTTTCACtaaaatctggtatttctctGGGATCACCATTCCATCTTACCCCGGACCaagaagaaaaaccttttaCTAGTAATAAAGGTCCACGAATTCTTAAGCCAGGAGAGAAAAGTACACTGGAATCTAAAAAAGTAGAATCCGAAAGTAAGGGAAtcaaaggagggaaaagagtATATAAAAGTATAATTACAGGAAAAGCTCGCTCCAATTCAGAAGTTTCAAGTCAGTTAAAGCAACCACAACAAACAAGTGTGCCTTCAATTTCACGTGGCAGGACAATGATTCATATTCCGGGAGTTCGAAATAGTTCTTCAAGTACTAGTCCTGTTTCCAAAAAAGGCCCCCCATTCAAAAACACAAATTCCAAGAGTCCCAGTGAAGGCCAGAGTTCAGCTAGTTCCCCAAGAGGAGTCAAGTCATCAGTAAAACCTGAGCCAGCTCCTGTAACTAGGCAACTGTCAGGGTTGAACCAGAGTGGATCAAGTAAAGGACCTTCTAGATCAGGATCTAGAG from Lagopus muta isolate bLagMut1 chromosome Z, bLagMut1 primary, whole genome shotgun sequence carries:
- the APC gene encoding adenomatous polyposis coli protein isoform X2, which translates into the protein MAAASYDQLLKQVEALKMENSNLRQELEDNSNHLTKLETEASNMKEVLKQLQGSIEDEAMASSGQIDILERLKELNLESTSFPGVKLRPKVSVRSYGSREGSVSSRSGECSPVPMGSFPRRGFMNGSRESTGYLEELEKERSLLLAELEKEEKEKDWYYAQLQNLTKRIDSLPLTENFSLQTDMTRRQLEYEARQIRAAMEEQLGTCQDMEKRAQVRVARIQQIEKDILRIRQLLQSQAAEAERAPQGKHDAGSHDTERQSEGQGAPEISMSTSNTGQGSAARMDHETASVMSSSNNYSVPRRLTSHLGTKVEMVYSLLSMLGTHDKDDMSRTLLAMSSSQDSCIAMRQSGCLPLLIQLLHGNDKDSVLLGNSRGSKEARARASAALHNIIHSQPDDKRGRREIRVLHLLEQIRAYCETCWEWQEAHEQGMDQDKNPMPAPVDHQICPAVCVLMKLSFDEEHRHAMNELGGLQAIAELLQVDCEMYGLTNDHYSVTLRRYAGMALTNLTFGDVANKATLCSMKGCMRALVAQLKSESEDLQQVIASVLRNLSWRADVNSKKTLREVGSVKALMECALEVKKESTLKSVLSALWNLSAHCTENKADICAVDGALAFLVGTLTYRSQTNTLAIIESGGGILRNVSSLIATNEDHRQILRENSCLQTLLQHLKSHSLTIVSNACGTLWNLSARNAKDQEALWDMGAVSMLKNLIHSKHKMIAMGSAAALRNLMANRPAKYKDANIMSPGSSLPSLHVRKQKALEAELDAQHLSETFDNIDNLSPKASHRNKQRHKQNIYSEYVLDSNRHDDGVCRTESFSTGNMTVLSPYLNSTVLPGSSSSSRGNIENCLSEKDRSLDRDRAVGLNAYHPATENSGNSSKRIGMQISTAAAQIAKVMEEVTSMHIPQDDRSSSSTSEMHCLTEDRNTTRRAASAHTHSNTYFPKSENSSRPCPVPYTKMEYKRASNDSLNSVSSSDGYGKRGQMKPSIESYSEDDESKFCSYGQYPADLAHKIHSANHMDDNDGELDTPINYSLKYSDEQLNSGRQSPSQNERWARPKHIIDDEMKQNDQRQSRSQSTTYPVYTESGDDKHMKYQSPFGQQDCVPSFRSRGSNGSDQNRVGSTLGINQKVNQSLCQVDDYDDDKPTNYSERYSEEEQHEEEDRPTNYSIKYNEEEHHVDQPIDYSLKYSTEVPPSSQKPSFTFSKTSSVQSSKTDHISSSSGNTSAPSAGSKRQNQLHPSSAQSRGSHAQKTASCKTPSINQETIQTYCVEDTPICFSRCSSLSSLSSAEDEIGRDQSARVTDTNNTLQIAELKENSGALSTEAAVSEITSTSQHIRTKSSRLPTSSLSPSDSSRHKAVEFSSGAKSPSKSGAQTPKSPPEHYVQETPLMFSRCTSVSSLDSFESRSIASSVQSEPCSGMVSGIISPSDLPDSPGQTMPPSRSKTPPPAQGVQVKRDVAKGKVPSAEKREPGPRQAAVNAAVQRVQVLPEADTLLHFATESTPDGFSCSSSLSALSLDEPFIQKDVELRIMPPVHENEHGNEAEPEQSDDTKDNQEDKAEKPSEAEKDILDDSDDDDIEILEECIISAMPTKSSRKAKKPSQASAPKIPPPVARKPSQLPVYKLLPSQSRLQSQKHVSFTPGDDMPRVYCVEGTPINFSTATSLSDLTIESPPNELANVDNVGTGAESGEFEKRDTIPTEGRSTDDVQKVKSISVSGPGLDDDKTEEGDILAECINSAMPKGKSHKPFRVKKIMDQIQQASTSLNNKNQSEIEKKKPTSPVKPVPQNSEYRARVRKNTESKSQINNERSYPENRDTKKQNLKNNSRDFNDKLSNNEERVRGSFTFDSPHHYTPIEGTPYCFSRNDSLSSLDFDDDDVDLSREKAELRKGKEAKEIETKDCPNVEQPSSQQPSNRTQVCQKHPTSRSQSKTFCQPNKDIPDRGAATDEKMQNFAIENTPVCFSRNSSLSSLSDIDQENNNNKEEEPVKRTEAPDSQIESNRPQTSGYAPKSFHVEDTPVCFSRNSSLSSLSIDSEDDLLQECISSAMPKKKKPSRIKSESEKSNSRNIGGMLAEDLTLDLREIQRPDSEHGFSPDSENFDWKAIQEGANSIVSSLHQAAAAASLSRQASSDSDSILSLKSGISLGSPFHLTPDQEEKPFTSNKGPRILKPGEKSTLESKKVESESKGIKGGKRVYKSIITGKARSNSEVSSQLKQPQQTSVPSISRGRTMIHIPGVRNSSSSTSPVSKKGPPFKNTNSKSPSEGQSSASSPRGVKSSVKPEPAPVTRQLSGLNQSGSSKGPSRSGSRDSTPSRPQQQPLSRPLQSPGRNSISPGRNGISPPNKLSQLPRTSSPSTASTKSSSSGRMSYTSPGRQMSQQNLTKQTALTKNTSSIPRSESASKGLNQILGSGASNKKTDLSRMSSAKSSGSESDRSERPVLVRQSTFIKEAPSPTLRRKLEESASFESLSPSRPDSPTRSQLQTPVLSPSLPDMSLSTHSTAQTSGWRKLPPNLSPSVEYDGRPAKRHDITRSHSESPSRLPINRSGTWKREHSKHSSSLPRVSTWRRTGSSSSILSASSESSEKAKSEDEKQHGSSLSGQKQSKESQAPAKGTWRKIKENEIPQIMNDPQHPSSSATSSSDSKTLIYQMAPAVSKTEDVWVRIEDCPINNPRSGRSPTGNTPPVIDSVSEKGVVNGKDSKEIQEKQNPGNGSVPVRTIGLENRLNSFFQMDSPDKKGNETKPLQTNPVPAPENNESTVSERTPFSSSSSSKHSSPIGAVAARVTPFNYNPSRRKSSVDNSSARPSQIPTPVNNSTKKRDSKSENTDSSGTQSPKRHSGSYLVTSV